The Triticum dicoccoides isolate Atlit2015 ecotype Zavitan chromosome 6A, WEW_v2.0, whole genome shotgun sequence genome has a window encoding:
- the LOC119317688 gene encoding uncharacterized WD repeat-containing protein C2A9.03-like isoform X1, translating into MEWKLRKASRFAGIPVVFGNCSYHSGSCQGGFSPRRGSMSNYHDDHVEDMEDDYDMDDPAEDMVDAHHERGLRDSDSEDDEYAHSNDKIPDTSAADARKGKDIQGIPWERLAITRENYRQTRLEQYKNYENIPNSGEAAAKECKPTVKGGMYYEFRQNTRSVKSTILHFQLRNLVWATSKHDVYLMSHYSVLHWSALSGVDTELMNVQGHVAPREKHPGSLLEGFSQTQVSTLAVKDNLLVAGGFQGELICKHLDREGISFCCRTTYDDNAITNAVEIFNTASGAVHFMASNNDSGVRDYDMERFQLCKHFQFDWPVNHTSLSPDGKLVVIVGDDPNGLLIDANSGKTLHSMKGHHDFSFASAWSPDGRTFATGNQDKTCRIWDARNLSKAVHVLKGNLGAIRSIRFTSDGQFLSMAEPADFVHIFDVKSDYNRRQELDFFGEISGMSFSPDTDSLFVGVWDRTYGSLLQFGRLYNNWYHDSLL; encoded by the exons ATGGAATGGAAACTGCGGAAGGCTTCTAGATTTGCAGGAATTCCTGTTGTGTTTGGCAACTGCTCTTACCATTCTGGCTCGT GTCAGGGAGGCTTTTCTCCTAGGAGAGGATCAATGTCCAATTATCACGACGATCACGTCGAAGACATGGAGGATGATTATGACATGGACGACCCCGCTGAGGACATGGTTGACGCCCACCACGAGCGAGGTTTAAGAGACTCCGATTCGGAGGATGACGAGTATGCCCATTCG AATGATAAGATCCCAGATACTTCGGCAGCGGATGCAAGAAAAGGGAAGGACATCCAAGGAATACCCTGGGAGAGGCTAGCTATCACAAGGGAAAACTACAGACAGACCAGATTAGAGCAGTACAAAAACTATGAGAACATTCCTAATTCTGGAGAAGCAGCAGCCAAG GAATGCAAACCGACTGTGAAAGGTGGAATGTATTATGAATTCAGACAAAATACTAGATCAGTAAAATCAACCATCCTACATTTTCAG CTGAGAAATTTAGTATGGGCTACATCCAAGCATGACGTCTACCTAATGTCACATTACTCAGTGCTTCACTGGTCAGCGTTGAGTGGTGTGGACACTGAACTTATGAATGTCCAAGGTCATGTGGCACCAAGGGAG AAGCACCCTGGAAGTCTATTAGAGGGGTTTTCTCAGACTCAAGTTAGTACCTTGGCAGTCAAGGACAATTTGCTGGTAGCTGGCGGATTTCAAGGGGAGCTAATCTGCAAG CACCTTGATCGAGAAGGAATAAGCTTTTGCTGTCGAACAACATATGATGATAATGCTATTACTAATGCAGTTGAGATATTCAATACTGCTAG TGGTGCTGTTCATTTCATGGCATCGAATAATGACTCCGGTGTAAGAGATTATGACATGGAGAGATTCCAGTTATGCAAGCACTTTCAGTTTGATTGGCCAGTAAAT CATACATCTCTGAGTCCTGACGGGAAGCTTGTTGTTATTGTGGGGGACGATCCTAATGGTTTACTTATTGATGCCAATTCAGGAAAG ACTCTTCATTCCATGAAAGGTCATCACGACTTCTCATTTGCATCAGCCTGGAGCCCTGATGGCCGAACGTTTGCTACTGGGAACCAAGACAAGACATGCCGAATCTGGGATGCGAGGAACCTATCAAAAGCAGTCCATGTATTGAAGGGTAACCTTGGAGCTATCAGATCAATCCGGTTTACGTCGGATGGGCAGTTCCTGTCGATGGCGGAACCAGCGGACTTTGTCCATATCTTTGACGTGAAGAGCGACTACAACAGAAGGCAAGAGCTGGACTTCTTCGGCGAGATATCTGGGATGTCTTTCAGCCCCGACACAGACTCCCTCTTCGTCGGCGTGTGGGATAGAACATATGGTAGCCTCCTCCAGTTTGGGCGTCTGTATAACAATTGGTACCATGACTCGCTGCTTTGA
- the LOC119317688 gene encoding uncharacterized WD repeat-containing protein C2A9.03-like isoform X2, which translates to MSNYHDDHVEDMEDDYDMDDPAEDMVDAHHERGLRDSDSEDDEYAHSNDKIPDTSAADARKGKDIQGIPWERLAITRENYRQTRLEQYKNYENIPNSGEAAAKECKPTVKGGMYYEFRQNTRSVKSTILHFQLRNLVWATSKHDVYLMSHYSVLHWSALSGVDTELMNVQGHVAPREKHPGSLLEGFSQTQVSTLAVKDNLLVAGGFQGELICKHLDREGISFCCRTTYDDNAITNAVEIFNTASGAVHFMASNNDSGVRDYDMERFQLCKHFQFDWPVNHTSLSPDGKLVVIVGDDPNGLLIDANSGKTLHSMKGHHDFSFASAWSPDGRTFATGNQDKTCRIWDARNLSKAVHVLKGNLGAIRSIRFTSDGQFLSMAEPADFVHIFDVKSDYNRRQELDFFGEISGMSFSPDTDSLFVGVWDRTYGSLLQFGRLYNNWYHDSLL; encoded by the exons ATGTCCAATTATCACGACGATCACGTCGAAGACATGGAGGATGATTATGACATGGACGACCCCGCTGAGGACATGGTTGACGCCCACCACGAGCGAGGTTTAAGAGACTCCGATTCGGAGGATGACGAGTATGCCCATTCG AATGATAAGATCCCAGATACTTCGGCAGCGGATGCAAGAAAAGGGAAGGACATCCAAGGAATACCCTGGGAGAGGCTAGCTATCACAAGGGAAAACTACAGACAGACCAGATTAGAGCAGTACAAAAACTATGAGAACATTCCTAATTCTGGAGAAGCAGCAGCCAAG GAATGCAAACCGACTGTGAAAGGTGGAATGTATTATGAATTCAGACAAAATACTAGATCAGTAAAATCAACCATCCTACATTTTCAG CTGAGAAATTTAGTATGGGCTACATCCAAGCATGACGTCTACCTAATGTCACATTACTCAGTGCTTCACTGGTCAGCGTTGAGTGGTGTGGACACTGAACTTATGAATGTCCAAGGTCATGTGGCACCAAGGGAG AAGCACCCTGGAAGTCTATTAGAGGGGTTTTCTCAGACTCAAGTTAGTACCTTGGCAGTCAAGGACAATTTGCTGGTAGCTGGCGGATTTCAAGGGGAGCTAATCTGCAAG CACCTTGATCGAGAAGGAATAAGCTTTTGCTGTCGAACAACATATGATGATAATGCTATTACTAATGCAGTTGAGATATTCAATACTGCTAG TGGTGCTGTTCATTTCATGGCATCGAATAATGACTCCGGTGTAAGAGATTATGACATGGAGAGATTCCAGTTATGCAAGCACTTTCAGTTTGATTGGCCAGTAAAT CATACATCTCTGAGTCCTGACGGGAAGCTTGTTGTTATTGTGGGGGACGATCCTAATGGTTTACTTATTGATGCCAATTCAGGAAAG ACTCTTCATTCCATGAAAGGTCATCACGACTTCTCATTTGCATCAGCCTGGAGCCCTGATGGCCGAACGTTTGCTACTGGGAACCAAGACAAGACATGCCGAATCTGGGATGCGAGGAACCTATCAAAAGCAGTCCATGTATTGAAGGGTAACCTTGGAGCTATCAGATCAATCCGGTTTACGTCGGATGGGCAGTTCCTGTCGATGGCGGAACCAGCGGACTTTGTCCATATCTTTGACGTGAAGAGCGACTACAACAGAAGGCAAGAGCTGGACTTCTTCGGCGAGATATCTGGGATGTCTTTCAGCCCCGACACAGACTCCCTCTTCGTCGGCGTGTGGGATAGAACATATGGTAGCCTCCTCCAGTTTGGGCGTCTGTATAACAATTGGTACCATGACTCGCTGCTTTGA